TTTTGGATAGTGACCAATCCCCCGGTAGTTTTTGGTGTAAATCGCTTTATTGGGACAATGATTATAACAAGCCCAGCATCCATAACATTTATTCATATCAAAAATGGGCTTTGGATTGAGTTTAATTGCTTTATATGGACATATTTTTTCACAAGTACCA
The window above is part of the bacterium genome. Proteins encoded here:
- a CDS encoding 4Fe-4S binding protein, coding for GTCEKICPYKAIKLNPKPIFDMNKCYGCWACYNHCPNKAIYTKNYRGIGHYPKPNSQLTEKLKGLIEDVA